From Virgibacillus ihumii, the proteins below share one genomic window:
- a CDS encoding transposase, producing MKVLMIIGSIVFPILMYFAQKRWKKLRTFLNWAAVIAALVFGNITSLSVYQIIKDKTVMMTNIHAVFLNPFFLISGAYLGVYIIYWMLKVTLEE from the coding sequence ATGAAAGTCCTCATGATAATTGGAAGTATTGTGTTTCCCATACTGATGTATTTTGCTCAAAAGCGCTGGAAGAAACTCCGGACTTTTTTAAATTGGGCAGCTGTTATAGCGGCTCTTGTATTTGGTAATATCACTTCATTGTCGGTTTATCAGATTATTAAAGATAAAACGGTGATGATGACAAACATTCATGCTGTGTTTTTAAATCCTTTCTTTCTGATTTCAGGGGCTTATTTAGGAGTTTATATTATCTATTGGATGCTGAAAGTAACACTGGAAGAATAA